From the genome of Anaplasma ovis str. Haibei, one region includes:
- the nuoG gene encoding NADH-quinone oxidoreductase subunit NuoG: MVKVVVNSAEIEVEEGVTILQACESAGVEVPRFCYHERLAIAGNCRMCLVEVTGQPKLVASCAMPVSEGMEISTSSERVRKAREGVLELLLINHPLDCPICDQGGECDLQDQVMGYGRGIGRYDEYKRAVSKKAFGPLIENSMNRCIHCTRCVRFLSDVAGTYEFGTFGRGENIEIDSCIKQGVLSELSGNIIDLCPVGALTSKPYSFKARPWELSHCDTIDVLDAVCSNIRVDSRGLEVMRVLPRLNEDINEEWISDKTRFSYDGLSIQRLDRTYIRKRNKLVAASWDEALSLVAERFSNTPPGGMAAISGDLADCESMFLLKELMCHHGSETMECRQDGAKLLPNPRSMYLFNTSIAGIEEADLCLLVNANLRFDAPVINARLRKRYLSGGMVIAAVGCDFDYTYSVKNLGRELSVLRDICDGCHEFCKALKASKRPMIVLGQDALASDVGDKVLKLAACIAEKFNMVQGDWNGFNVLHRAAARVGGLDIGFLPKDPSKVGVREILHGASNGDFQVLYLLGADEIDLGPVKSANPSLFVVYQGHHADRGAHIADVVLPGAAYTEKRATYVNTEGRVQRTEIAVRPPGDSIEDWVILNMLAGRIGCKFRYDSVFDVWDGLANIGAQFKAENIGGLVASEWSLPDKSMKLQPSALKGEFTAERRNFYMTDPISRASVTMAKCTKFFADKAC; this comes from the coding sequence GTGGTCAAGGTGGTAGTAAACTCTGCGGAGATAGAAGTCGAAGAGGGGGTTACTATCCTTCAGGCGTGTGAGAGCGCTGGGGTAGAAGTCCCGAGGTTTTGCTATCACGAGCGTCTGGCTATAGCTGGGAATTGCAGGATGTGTCTGGTGGAAGTCACTGGGCAACCCAAGCTTGTTGCTTCTTGTGCCATGCCTGTGTCTGAGGGTATGGAGATAAGCACTAGCAGTGAAAGGGTGCGAAAGGCCAGGGAGGGCGTGCTTGAGCTACTGCTGATAAATCATCCTTTAGATTGCCCAATCTGTGATCAGGGGGGAGAGTGTGACTTGCAAGATCAGGTTATGGGCTACGGGCGCGGTATTGGTAGGTATGACGAATATAAGAGGGCCGTATCAAAAAAGGCGTTTGGTCCCCTTATAGAGAACTCGATGAACCGGTGCATCCACTGCACTAGGTGTGTAAGATTTCTGTCTGACGTTGCGGGTACGTACGAATTTGGCACCTTTGGTAGGGGAGAAAACATTGAAATAGATTCTTGCATAAAGCAAGGTGTGCTGTCAGAGCTGTCTGGCAACATAATAGATCTATGCCCTGTGGGTGCTCTTACCTCAAAGCCGTATTCATTCAAAGCCAGGCCGTGGGAGCTCTCTCATTGTGATACAATAGACGTTTTAGATGCTGTATGCAGCAACATAAGGGTTGACTCTCGCGGTTTGGAGGTCATGCGCGTTCTACCAAGGCTGAATGAAGATATAAATGAGGAATGGATTTCAGACAAAACAAGGTTCTCATACGATGGCCTGAGCATTCAACGTCTAGATAGGACCTACATTAGGAAGCGTAACAAGCTTGTGGCCGCGAGTTGGGATGAAGCACTTAGTCTGGTTGCTGAGCGTTTTAGTAATACACCGCCTGGTGGGATGGCTGCGATTTCTGGTGACCTGGCAGATTGCGAATCCATGTTTTTGTTGAAAGAACTAATGTGCCACCATGGCAGCGAGACTATGGAGTGTAGGCAAGATGGAGCTAAGCTACTTCCGAATCCCAGAAGTATGTACCTGTTTAATACGTCAATCGCGGGCATAGAAGAAGCGGACTTGTGTTTGTTGGTGAATGCGAACCTGAGGTTTGATGCGCCCGTAATAAATGCCAGACTACGCAAGCGGTACCTGAGCGGCGGCATGGTTATTGCTGCTGTGGGGTGTGATTTTGACTACACCTACTCGGTGAAAAACTTAGGGCGAGAGCTGAGTGTATTGCGGGATATTTGTGATGGGTGCCATGAATTTTGCAAAGCTCTGAAAGCCTCAAAAAGGCCGATGATTGTGCTTGGACAGGATGCCCTTGCTTCGGATGTAGGCGATAAGGTCCTAAAACTGGCCGCTTGTATTGCAGAGAAGTTTAACATGGTGCAGGGTGATTGGAACGGATTCAACGTACTTCACAGGGCGGCAGCGAGGGTTGGAGGGTTGGATATAGGTTTTCTGCCCAAAGATCCGAGCAAAGTTGGAGTGCGTGAGATTTTGCACGGGGCTTCCAATGGTGATTTCCAGGTGTTATATCTTTTGGGTGCGGATGAAATAGACCTTGGTCCCGTTAAGTCTGCCAATCCTTCCCTATTTGTAGTGTATCAAGGCCATCATGCGGACCGTGGTGCACATATTGCGGATGTTGTGCTACCTGGTGCTGCGTATACAGAAAAAAGGGCTACTTACGTTAACACTGAGGGGAGGGTGCAGAGGACGGAAATTGCGGTTCGCCCACCTGGGGACTCTATAGAGGATTGGGTGATACTAAATATGCTGGCGGGGCGGATTGGGTGCAAGTTCCGTTATGATTCAGTGTTTGACGTTTGGGATGGGCTTGCAAATATTGGTGCTCAGTTTAAAGCAGAAAATATAGGGGGCCTTGTTGCTTCGGAATGGTCCTTGCCTGACAAAAGCATGAAGTTGCAGCCATCCGCATTGAAGGGGGAGTTTACCGCTGAGCGAAGAAATTTTTACATGACTGATCCCATAAGCAGGGCATCTGTGACCATGGCAAAGTGTACCAAATTTTTTGCGGATAAAGCTTGTTGA
- the gyrB gene encoding DNA topoisomerase (ATP-hydrolyzing) subunit B yields the protein MGSYNASAITVLRGLDAVKKRPGMYIGDTDDGSGLHHMAYEVIDNAIDEALAGFCNKIDIVIASDGSVAVTDNGRGIPIDIHEEEGVSAAEVIMTQLHAGGKFDHNSYKVSGGLHGVGVSVVNALSSWLELTIWKEGREYFMRFEDGAAISPLKMVGECGSKKGTRVSFMPSSNVFSHTDFSYSTLENRVRELSLLNSNVVITLRDMRESPAVESNFGNTLEEGSSGTAAFVEYLDRNKTPVTKVISLKGMMSGYEISVELSMCWNDSYYENMLCFTNNIRQKDGGTHLAGFRSALTRCVNNYATSEGCLKKAKIAIIGEDVREGLTCVLSIKMPDPRFSSQTKDKLVSSEARLVVESIVFEKLSSIFETNPKLAMSVVERVIRSAKGREAARKAREVIKNKGGLDFTALPGKLADCQEKSPELSELFIVEGNSAGGSAKQGRDRRYQAVLSLRGKILNVERVGLDRMLSSSEIASLITAIGSSIGIGSFDVSKVRYHKIIIMTDADVDGSHIRTLLLTFFFRYMKDIISEGYLYIAQPPLYKLTRHRKDTYIKNDEALSDYIVGNATRSLVLSGGAEHSGAELQSILRKCMRIANVTKAYARTIPQEVFESLIVQYKKCGWGSPADMTAHLNRVFSEYQWNVEVSDDGVLTIFRLSQGMVDKYSIGTDFVNSRDVQSIIGALDGIEDIFGEGTMLSAKDYQVKVRSPCALASSVVEFGRKDMALQRFKGLGEMNADQLWDTTLNPETRTLLKVKISDYAAADSIFSVLMGDLVEPRRDFINDNALRVENIDS from the coding sequence ATGGGTAGCTATAACGCGAGCGCGATTACCGTTTTAAGGGGCCTGGATGCGGTTAAGAAGCGTCCTGGTATGTATATTGGGGATACGGATGACGGCTCTGGACTCCATCATATGGCATATGAGGTTATTGATAACGCCATTGATGAAGCCCTGGCGGGGTTTTGTAATAAGATAGATATTGTTATCGCAAGCGATGGTTCTGTTGCCGTTACAGACAACGGTCGTGGCATCCCTATAGACATTCACGAAGAGGAGGGGGTCTCAGCTGCGGAAGTGATTATGACCCAGCTGCATGCGGGCGGTAAATTTGACCATAACAGTTATAAGGTTTCTGGTGGGCTACACGGTGTTGGGGTGTCTGTGGTGAATGCACTGTCTAGTTGGCTGGAACTCACAATTTGGAAAGAGGGTCGGGAATACTTCATGCGGTTTGAAGACGGAGCTGCTATTTCTCCGTTGAAGATGGTGGGGGAGTGTGGAAGCAAAAAAGGCACTAGGGTGAGTTTCATGCCCTCCAGTAATGTATTTTCTCATACAGATTTCAGCTACTCTACCCTAGAGAACAGAGTGCGCGAGCTTTCTTTGCTGAATTCTAACGTGGTTATCACACTGAGGGATATGCGGGAATCTCCGGCTGTGGAGTCAAACTTTGGCAACACCTTGGAGGAGGGCAGTAGCGGCACTGCGGCGTTTGTCGAATATCTTGATAGAAATAAAACTCCTGTAACTAAGGTTATTTCCCTTAAGGGTATGATGAGTGGTTACGAGATTTCTGTAGAGCTCTCCATGTGCTGGAATGACTCTTACTACGAGAATATGCTGTGCTTCACCAATAACATTCGCCAAAAAGATGGGGGTACGCATCTTGCCGGGTTCCGCTCGGCGCTTACCAGATGTGTCAACAATTACGCTACTAGCGAGGGCTGCCTGAAGAAAGCCAAGATTGCTATCATAGGGGAAGATGTGCGAGAGGGGTTGACCTGCGTTCTATCAATCAAGATGCCTGACCCCAGATTTTCATCGCAAACTAAAGATAAGCTGGTGAGCTCAGAGGCCAGGCTGGTTGTTGAGAGTATAGTTTTCGAAAAGCTTTCTTCTATTTTCGAAACCAATCCTAAGCTTGCCATGAGCGTTGTGGAAAGGGTTATCAGGTCGGCAAAGGGTAGAGAAGCAGCGAGGAAGGCGCGTGAGGTCATCAAAAACAAAGGTGGGCTTGACTTTACAGCGTTGCCGGGGAAATTGGCTGACTGTCAGGAGAAATCCCCGGAGTTATCCGAGCTTTTTATAGTTGAGGGTAATTCTGCTGGTGGTTCTGCTAAACAGGGTAGGGACCGTAGATACCAGGCGGTTCTTTCGCTCAGGGGTAAAATCCTCAATGTGGAGCGCGTTGGTCTGGATAGGATGCTTTCTTCGAGCGAAATTGCCTCGCTCATCACGGCGATAGGAAGCAGCATAGGTATAGGTAGTTTTGACGTGTCTAAGGTGAGGTACCACAAGATCATCATAATGACTGACGCTGATGTTGACGGTTCACACATACGCACCTTGCTACTTACTTTCTTTTTCAGATACATGAAAGACATAATAAGCGAGGGGTATTTGTACATAGCCCAGCCCCCTTTATACAAGCTTACTAGGCATAGGAAAGACACGTACATCAAGAATGACGAGGCGTTGAGTGATTATATCGTGGGCAATGCAACTCGGAGCCTGGTGCTCAGTGGAGGGGCGGAGCACTCCGGTGCGGAATTGCAGTCCATACTGCGCAAGTGTATGCGCATCGCTAACGTTACTAAAGCGTATGCCAGGACGATCCCGCAAGAAGTTTTCGAATCTCTCATTGTGCAATACAAAAAGTGTGGCTGGGGATCGCCTGCAGATATGACGGCCCATCTGAATCGCGTATTCTCGGAGTATCAGTGGAATGTTGAGGTATCTGACGATGGAGTGCTCACGATTTTCAGGTTATCTCAGGGTATGGTTGACAAATACTCCATAGGTACCGATTTTGTGAATTCCAGAGATGTTCAGAGTATTATTGGCGCTTTGGACGGGATAGAAGACATATTTGGGGAGGGCACTATGTTGTCTGCAAAGGACTATCAAGTGAAGGTGCGTTCTCCGTGTGCGCTGGCCAGCAGTGTTGTGGAGTTTGGTCGCAAGGACATGGCTCTTCAGAGGTTTAAAGGCCTTGGTGAGATGAATGCAGACCAATTATGGGATACCACGCTTAACCCTGAGACTAGGACATTGCTTAAGGTTAAAATATCCGACTATGCCGCAGCTGATTCTATCTTCTCGGTGCTAATGGGGGATCTTGTCGAACCTAGGAGAGACTTCATTAACGACAATGCGCTCAGGGTTGAAAATATTGACTCATAG
- a CDS encoding UbiX family flavin prenyltransferase, with amino-acid sequence MAKRIIVGISGASGALYAIRMLQKLRKSKYEVHLVVSDAAKITISHECGHLLTMEQLYTDYCTHYHDVRSVGASIASGSFKTIGMVVVPCSVRTMSEIAAGVTSNLLTRAADVVLKERGKLVLMLRETPLHLGYLRTMVSLAEMGAIIAPPIPSFYHHPKSLDDVVSNSVDRVLGMFDIQQELREWQGI; translated from the coding sequence ATGGCAAAGAGAATAATTGTGGGAATTAGTGGCGCGTCTGGCGCGTTATATGCCATACGGATGCTGCAAAAGCTGCGCAAATCCAAATACGAAGTCCACCTTGTGGTAAGCGATGCAGCAAAGATAACCATATCACACGAGTGCGGTCATTTACTCACAATGGAGCAGTTATACACAGATTATTGCACACACTACCATGATGTGCGCAGCGTAGGCGCTTCAATAGCAAGCGGGTCTTTCAAAACTATAGGTATGGTCGTAGTTCCATGCTCGGTGCGCACTATGTCTGAAATCGCCGCCGGTGTAACCTCTAATTTACTAACTAGGGCCGCGGATGTGGTACTGAAAGAGAGGGGAAAATTGGTGCTAATGCTCAGAGAAACCCCACTACATCTGGGGTACTTGCGCACCATGGTATCATTGGCAGAAATGGGAGCAATCATCGCCCCACCCATACCATCGTTTTATCACCACCCCAAGTCACTAGATGACGTGGTGAGTAATTCAGTGGACAGAGTGCTAGGCATGTTTGATATACAGCAAGAGTTACGTGAGTGGCAAGGAATCTAG
- a CDS encoding cytochrome c-type biogenesis protein CcmH: MARLFLFFFLCMPLPCYAASFAVDDRLLSKGMESRADRIFRLTKCLVCSGESLRDSQAQFAVNMRELIRGEILNGRTDDEILAGLRDRYGQQILSVTPYEGYTRLLWVLPLLAPVVLGALMFVKLVHVGSRQV, encoded by the coding sequence GTGGCCCGGCTGTTTCTGTTCTTTTTTCTGTGTATGCCCCTTCCTTGCTATGCTGCCTCCTTTGCGGTCGATGATAGGCTGCTGTCTAAGGGCATGGAGTCCCGCGCTGATAGGATTTTCAGGCTGACTAAGTGCCTAGTGTGCTCTGGAGAATCGCTGCGTGATTCGCAGGCCCAGTTTGCGGTTAATATGCGAGAGCTAATAAGGGGTGAAATTCTCAATGGTCGTACGGATGACGAGATATTAGCTGGTCTTAGAGATAGGTACGGGCAGCAAATACTAAGTGTTACACCCTACGAGGGGTACACTCGGCTCCTATGGGTTTTACCGCTTCTAGCTCCTGTGGTGCTTGGTGCGCTGATGTTCGTGAAACTCGTGCACGTTGGGTCAAGGCAGGTGTAG
- a CDS encoding ferredoxin family 2Fe-2S iron-sulfur cluster binding protein has product MPSVTFVSHNGVEKTYEAHEGETLLTLAHRNKVDLEGACEGSLACSTCHLIIDPEWYDKVESHNELSDEENDMLDLAFGLTETSRLGCQIIVTKELDGLRVILPSETRNVSFSGKDE; this is encoded by the coding sequence ATGCCGTCGGTAACTTTTGTATCTCATAATGGAGTTGAGAAAACGTATGAGGCCCACGAAGGGGAAACTCTCCTTACGTTGGCGCACAGGAATAAGGTTGATTTGGAGGGTGCATGCGAGGGTTCGTTGGCCTGCTCCACATGCCATTTAATAATTGATCCCGAGTGGTACGACAAGGTAGAATCGCACAATGAGCTGTCGGATGAGGAAAATGATATGCTTGATCTAGCATTTGGGTTGACTGAGACATCAAGATTGGGGTGCCAAATTATTGTGACCAAAGAACTCGATGGGTTGCGTGTCATTTTACCTAGCGAGACCAGGAATGTATCCTTTTCCGGAAAGGATGAGTAA
- a CDS encoding Hsp70 family protein codes for MQLLDITEPATTEWDVAFGIDLGTTNSLIAVVEHDGSVKVFEDPAGRSLIPSIVEYTRNGTVNVGHDANPLCALRSTKRLMGKLAKDVHSGSFCGTKVVDKNGSAALSVDQDKAITPVEAAAEVLKCLVKLVKNSTGQDVTHAVITVPAYFDEVARKATRDAAMMAGIGVLRLLSEPTASALSYKVEQAGGVEICAVYDFGGGTFDVSVLRLYDGVFQVLATGGDTHLGGDDIDQLLAELVVAKYESWKREQVCGDPYADGLVLDACNAKKALSGGNGGAFEFRICGDVFQCSITDAEFTEVVDKVVSRTMKILKQTISDAGIEPRDVSRVILVGGSSKIPRVKAALDSMFCGRVFDSVDPEKAVAVGAALQAYYLSNPAATGKKVLVDVVPLSLSLEVMGGAVETIISRNTPVPALVTQEFTTYTDGQTAIHIHVCQGEREMADANRSLARFDIKVPPLPAGEARVKVEFRVDMDGLLVVSVREKSTGLEKCVEVHQLEGITSEDVKRHVLGAVENFDEDMASRELSAGRVECARIAELLEGELASGRLSGVALQEANDALSGAKIAMAGSDVEKMRDAAKKLRERLVDCGKLHEE; via the coding sequence ATGCAGCTGTTAGATATAACCGAGCCTGCAACGACGGAATGGGACGTTGCATTTGGAATAGATTTAGGTACAACCAACTCCCTGATCGCCGTTGTAGAGCATGATGGCAGCGTTAAGGTTTTTGAGGACCCAGCTGGGCGATCTCTAATCCCTTCAATTGTTGAATATACCCGCAATGGGACGGTAAATGTGGGACATGATGCAAATCCCTTGTGCGCTTTGCGCTCCACAAAGCGCCTAATGGGCAAGCTTGCCAAAGATGTGCACAGCGGCTCATTTTGCGGTACAAAGGTTGTAGATAAAAATGGCAGTGCAGCGCTTAGTGTTGATCAAGATAAGGCGATAACACCGGTCGAGGCTGCTGCTGAGGTGCTCAAGTGCCTTGTCAAGTTGGTCAAGAATAGCACCGGCCAGGACGTTACGCATGCCGTTATCACAGTCCCTGCATATTTTGACGAGGTTGCGCGAAAGGCAACCAGAGATGCCGCTATGATGGCCGGTATTGGGGTGTTGCGGTTGCTGAGCGAACCAACCGCTTCTGCGCTATCATACAAAGTTGAGCAGGCCGGTGGCGTGGAAATATGTGCTGTTTATGATTTTGGGGGTGGCACCTTCGATGTTTCCGTTCTAAGGCTCTACGATGGGGTGTTTCAAGTATTGGCTACAGGTGGGGATACCCACCTAGGAGGGGATGACATAGACCAGTTGCTTGCAGAACTGGTTGTGGCAAAGTACGAAAGTTGGAAACGCGAGCAGGTTTGTGGCGATCCGTACGCTGACGGCTTGGTGCTTGACGCCTGTAATGCTAAGAAGGCCCTGAGTGGAGGCAACGGTGGCGCCTTTGAGTTCAGGATATGTGGTGATGTTTTTCAATGTAGCATAACCGATGCTGAGTTTACCGAAGTTGTAGATAAAGTGGTTTCCAGAACCATGAAGATTTTGAAACAGACAATCTCTGATGCTGGGATCGAGCCACGCGATGTTTCTAGAGTCATTTTGGTTGGAGGATCCTCTAAAATCCCTCGTGTAAAAGCCGCGCTGGACTCTATGTTTTGTGGGCGGGTGTTCGATAGCGTTGATCCCGAGAAAGCTGTGGCTGTTGGAGCCGCACTCCAGGCGTATTACCTCTCAAATCCCGCTGCTACGGGTAAGAAAGTGCTAGTGGATGTTGTACCCCTTTCTCTATCCCTTGAGGTGATGGGAGGAGCAGTCGAAACCATAATATCTCGCAATACCCCGGTGCCGGCTCTTGTGACACAGGAATTTACCACGTATACTGACGGCCAGACTGCTATACACATACACGTGTGTCAGGGGGAACGAGAGATGGCCGACGCGAACAGGTCTTTGGCAAGGTTCGATATTAAAGTGCCCCCCTTACCTGCGGGTGAGGCTAGGGTGAAAGTGGAATTCAGAGTCGACATGGACGGCCTGTTGGTTGTTTCTGTCCGCGAAAAGTCTACTGGTTTGGAGAAATGTGTAGAGGTGCATCAGCTTGAAGGTATTACTTCAGAAGATGTAAAACGGCATGTACTCGGTGCGGTGGAGAATTTTGATGAGGACATGGCCTCTAGAGAACTTAGCGCAGGTAGGGTAGAATGCGCGCGCATTGCTGAGTTGCTAGAGGGGGAGCTAGCTAGTGGGCGGTTGTCTGGGGTTGCATTGCAGGAGGCCAACGATGCGCTTTCTGGAGCTAAGATCGCTATGGCTGGGTCAGATGTAGAGAAAATGCGTGACGCAGCAAAAAAGCTTCGGGAGAGGCTTGTTGATTGTGGAAAATTGCATGAGGAATAG
- the hscB gene encoding Fe-S protein assembly co-chaperone HscB translates to MSENYFTLLGLEVSFFIDLETMERNYVAMQSSMHPDCFSDLTKKESAVANIAKVNEAYSVLKSPLTRAEYILELNGIKLQNEDRNNLVSEVFDVCDAHDAESAITSEMSKCQELMGKFFEIGDIYQAALQVEKLKYLKKLNKSGAACSC, encoded by the coding sequence ATGTCTGAGAACTACTTTACCCTGCTTGGTTTAGAGGTCAGTTTTTTCATAGATCTTGAAACCATGGAGAGGAACTATGTAGCCATGCAAAGTAGCATGCATCCGGATTGCTTTTCTGATCTCACGAAAAAAGAATCCGCTGTTGCGAATATTGCAAAGGTGAATGAGGCGTATTCCGTGCTTAAATCCCCATTGACACGGGCGGAGTATATTCTAGAACTTAATGGTATAAAGCTGCAAAATGAAGACCGGAACAACCTGGTATCTGAGGTATTTGACGTGTGCGATGCCCATGACGCAGAATCCGCGATCACGTCAGAAATGTCAAAGTGTCAAGAACTTATGGGGAAGTTCTTCGAAATAGGTGATATATACCAGGCTGCGCTACAGGTTGAGAAGCTGAAATACCTGAAAAAGCTGAACAAAAGCGGGGCCGCATGCAGCTGTTAG
- a CDS encoding HesB/IscA family protein has protein sequence MGLSVEKGNWCGDSPIIVTDAAWRRMKELLVNKGNPGVAIRILVKQKGCYGFKYHIEYAYDIRPLEVKVEKVFDGFKVVILIEPKAMMFIRGTTVDYYSDRLSSGFVFKNPNEKGRCGCGDSFYV, from the coding sequence ATGGGGCTGAGTGTTGAGAAAGGCAATTGGTGTGGTGATTCCCCCATCATCGTGACGGATGCAGCGTGGCGCAGAATGAAGGAGCTACTGGTGAACAAGGGGAATCCTGGTGTTGCGATTAGGATCCTTGTGAAGCAGAAAGGGTGCTATGGATTTAAGTATCACATAGAATACGCGTACGATATCAGGCCGCTTGAAGTGAAAGTTGAAAAGGTGTTCGATGGGTTTAAGGTTGTGATACTGATAGAGCCAAAGGCCATGATGTTCATCCGTGGCACCACGGTTGACTATTATAGCGATAGGTTGTCGTCTGGTTTCGTTTTTAAAAACCCCAACGAAAAGGGAAGATGCGGCTGTGGGGATAGTTTTTATGTCTGA
- the iscU gene encoding Fe-S cluster assembly scaffold IscU, whose amino-acid sequence MSYSDAVLDRCKNPQNVGSLPKDDLSVGTGLVGAPSCGDVMKLQIKVDEHGTIVDAKFKTFGCGAAIAASSLATERIKGKTIEEACMLKNTVLAKELSLPPVKIHCSLLAEDAVKAAVHDYKSKQQNAKGGGEH is encoded by the coding sequence ATGAGTTATAGTGACGCTGTGTTGGATCGCTGCAAGAATCCGCAAAATGTTGGTTCTCTGCCTAAAGATGATCTAAGTGTTGGGACTGGGTTAGTTGGGGCTCCGAGTTGCGGAGACGTAATGAAACTACAAATAAAAGTGGATGAACATGGCACAATAGTTGATGCCAAGTTTAAGACGTTTGGGTGCGGGGCCGCGATTGCTGCGAGCTCGCTCGCTACGGAACGCATAAAGGGCAAAACGATAGAGGAGGCGTGCATGCTAAAGAATACCGTTCTTGCTAAGGAGCTGTCCCTACCTCCAGTAAAGATACACTGCTCTTTGTTAGCTGAAGACGCTGTGAAGGCCGCGGTGCACGATTATAAGAGCAAGCAGCAGAATGCCAAAGGGGGTGGTGAACATTGA
- a CDS encoding IscS subfamily cysteine desulfurase, with protein MTGSKGVQPPMFFDYQATTRVDDRVLEAMIPYFRQFSNPHSRSHSFGWKAESAVEVAREQIAGAIGADPKEVIFTSGATESNNLAIKGLARFYKNKGNHIITLKTEHKCVLDSCRHLETEGFEVTYLDVRGDGILEVDKLESAIRDDTILVSVMAVNNEIGVIQPISDIGKICRSRGVFFHTDAAQALGKVAISVNDMNVDLLSISGHKIYGPMGVGALYVRRRNPRVRLVPLLSGGGQERGMRSGTVPTPLVVGLGEAAKIAVEEMETENERIRMLRDVLYNKIRGELSHVVLNGSYSQRIPGNLNLSFSYVEGESVIMAINDLAVSSGSACTSASLEPSYVLRALNVEQDLEHSSIRFGIGRFTTLEEVEYAADLVIRSVRKLREMSPLWEMVQEGTDLKTIKWDA; from the coding sequence ATGACGGGAAGCAAGGGAGTGCAACCTCCTATGTTTTTTGACTATCAGGCTACCACTAGGGTAGATGATAGGGTGCTTGAGGCCATGATCCCGTATTTTCGACAGTTTTCCAACCCACATTCACGCAGCCATTCTTTTGGGTGGAAGGCTGAGTCTGCAGTGGAGGTTGCTAGAGAGCAAATTGCTGGGGCGATAGGTGCAGATCCTAAGGAGGTTATATTCACCTCTGGTGCCACGGAATCTAATAATTTGGCTATCAAGGGGCTAGCGCGCTTTTATAAGAACAAAGGGAACCACATAATAACCCTCAAGACCGAGCACAAATGTGTGCTAGATTCGTGCCGACATCTTGAAACCGAAGGCTTTGAAGTAACTTACCTCGATGTTCGGGGGGATGGCATATTAGAGGTGGATAAACTCGAAAGTGCAATAAGGGATGACACAATACTTGTGTCCGTCATGGCAGTCAACAACGAGATAGGGGTCATTCAACCCATCAGCGATATAGGCAAGATATGCAGAAGTAGGGGTGTGTTTTTCCATACTGACGCAGCCCAGGCGCTTGGCAAGGTGGCTATAAGTGTTAACGACATGAACGTGGATCTGCTGAGTATTTCTGGGCACAAAATATATGGCCCAATGGGGGTTGGTGCGTTATACGTGCGCCGCCGCAACCCAAGAGTGCGTCTGGTACCGCTGCTCAGTGGGGGAGGGCAAGAACGTGGTATGAGGTCTGGCACTGTGCCGACACCTCTGGTAGTTGGCCTCGGTGAGGCGGCCAAGATAGCCGTTGAGGAGATGGAAACCGAGAATGAAAGAATCCGCATGTTGCGTGATGTGCTGTATAATAAGATCAGAGGGGAGCTTTCCCATGTGGTTCTAAATGGGAGCTACTCCCAAAGGATACCGGGAAACCTGAATTTGAGCTTCTCTTATGTGGAAGGGGAGTCTGTCATCATGGCAATTAATGACTTGGCAGTGAGTTCGGGTTCTGCATGTACTTCTGCCTCTTTGGAGCCGTCTTATGTGTTGCGTGCCCTCAATGTAGAGCAGGATCTTGAGCACTCATCCATAAGGTTCGGAATAGGAAGATTTACTACCTTGGAGGAAGTTGAATACGCAGCGGACTTGGTGATACGGAGTGTGCGCAAACTTCGTGAGATGAGCCCTCTATGGGAAATGGTACAGGAAGGTACCGATTTGAAGACTATTAAGTGGGATGCATAG